The Microbacterium trichothecenolyticum sequence CGGCACGACCGCCGCCCGCGGCGCAGGGATCCTCGTTCTCAGCGACGGTGAAGGAGCCTTCGGCGACCGGGAGCTCGCGGCGAAGTGGCGTGAGGCGCGGGCTGCGGCCGCGGCCCGATGCTGGGGCGTGCGCATCGGCGGCGAGGACGCGACCCCGCTCGACGACCTCTGCGACGCGGTGATGCCGCTCGAGGAGTTCGCCCGTGCAGACCTCGAGGCGCGCTATCCGCTCTCCACGCGAGTGCACTGAGGCGGCGACGGCGCGACCGGTACATCCGGAGGTGACGCGCGCCTGCATGCCGCGTGTGCGGCTCTCGGTCAGCGTCCGCGCACGTGGTTCCACTGCGTGATGACCTCGGAGCCGTGCTCGAACCCGAGCTCGCTGACGGCCGAGGTGCCGAGGACGAAGTAGCGACCGCCGGCCGCGGTCAGCCCCAGCCACACGCCGGCGAGAGCGCGCAGGAAGTGCGCGTGCGAGAACAGCAGCACCTGCTGTCCGGCGCGTACACGAGGGCGAAGCTCGTCGAGGAGGGATGCCGCGCGCGCCGTGACCTGCTCGAGGCTCTCGCCCGGGGTGTCGCCAGCGGGTGCGCCGTTCTGCCAGATGGTCCACGGATGGCCGAGCTCTGCGGTGATCTGCGGGGTGGTCAGTCCCTCGTAGGCGCCGTAGTCCCACTCGACCAGGCGCGGTTCGTGCTGAGCGTCGGGGTAGCCGGCCCGGCGAGCGGTCTCGACCGCGCGCTGAAGGGGACTCGTCAGCACCAGGTCGTATCGCCGGGTGGCGAGGAGCGTCCCGGCCAGCTCGGCTTTGTACGCGCCGGTCTCGGTGAGGGCGATGTCGGTGAGGCCGGTGTGGCGGCCGGTACGGCTCCACTCGGTCTCTCCGTGGCGCACCAGTACGAGGCGTCCGTCGGGTTCGGTCAGGTCGTCATCCTTCACGGCACCATCCTCGCGCGTTCGCGCGCGGGGGACGGGGCGGCTCGGCGGGGTGGACGTGAGAAGGGCCGGTCGGAGATCCCGACCGGCCCTTTCCTGCACCAGAGTGTCCTGCAATCACATGCCGGTAGCTGCCACAGCAAAACAACTACCGTGCGAGCACTCTATAACGGTGAGGTAACGGAAGGGAAGACCTCGTCGTGATCATTTCGTGATTTTTTCTCCGCGTCCGCGCGACGGCTCCGCCACCACGTGATCGACAGGATCGACGCGAGCGCGGCCCCGGCGGCGTTGACGAGCACGTCGTCCACCGAGGTCACCCGCCCGAGGGAGAGAGCGAACTGCAGGGTTTCGAGCAGGGTCGACAGCGCCGCCGCGACGAGCGCCACGATCGGCACGACGGATGCCGGGCGCCCCAGACGTAAACGTACGGGCAGAAAGAAGCCGAGCGCGGCGAAGACCAGTAGGTTTCCCACCATCTGCACCACGACATCGCCGCCCGAGAGAACGCGACCGAGGTCGCGGAAGGGCACGAGCTGCACGCCGCCGGAGCCACCGCTCGGCGTCATGATCATCCACACCCAGGGTGCGGTGCCCACGACCATGCCGACATCGGCCAACGCGGATCTCCGTGCCCAGCCCTTCGGCCAGCCCCGGCGGACGCGATGCCGCTCCATCCGCGAGGCGACGAACGCGCCCAGGGGAACGCCCACCAGGACCGTCACGGCGATGACCGCGCCGAAGCGTTCGGCGATCGATTGCACGACGCCCACGTGTGTCACCGCCACCGGATGATCATCGTCATTCGCTCATCCTGGCGGACGGGGCGTCGGGACAGGGCGAAGACCGAGGCAATGGGCGCGGCTGCGACGTGAACCGGCGAGGATGGAGGCGTGCCCCATGACATCCGCCTGATCGCCGTCGACATGGACGGCACGCTGCTCGACGGCGACGGGAACGTGCCGGAACCCCTGTGGGAGCTGTTGCCCCGTCTCGCGGAACGCGGAGTCGCCTTCGTGCCCGCGTCGGGCCGACAGCTCGCCACGCTGCGGGCCACGTTCGGCGACGACGCGCACACGATGAGCTTCATCGCCGAGAACGGGGCGTACGTCGTGCGCGACGGTGTCGAAGTGGCATCCGATCCGATCGACCCCGCCTTCGTCGAACGGGCCGTCCGGCGCCTTCGGACCCTGTCGCGCGAGGGGTACGACCTGGGCGTCGTCGTGTGCGGCAAGCGCTCGGCATACATCGAACGCACCGACCGGGCCTTCCGCGACCAGGCATCGGCCTACTACGCCGCACTCGAGCAGGTCGACGACGTGCTCGCCGTCGACGACGCCGTGCTCAAGCTCGCGATCTACGACTTCGCCCCCGCCGAAGAGAGTGTCGGCCGCGCTCTCGACGACCTCGCCGAGACCCACCGCGTGGTCGTGTCGGGAGAGCACTGGGTCGACATCATGAACATCGGTGTCGACAAGGGCGTCGCGCTGCGTCGCCTGCAGGCGACGGCGGGCGTCACACCGGGCCAGACCGTCGCCTTCGGCGACTACCTGAACGATCTCGAGATGCTGGATGCCGCCGACTGGTCGTTCGCCATGCAGAACGCCCATCCCGAGGTCGTCGCGCGTGCCCGCCACCGAGCCCCGTCCAATGTCGACCACGGGGTCATCTCGACGATCGAGCGCCTGCTCGCGGCCGAGTGACCGATTCGCGCCCGCCGGTGTCGTCGGCATCCACTACTGTGGCTGCGGTCACACGAGCGCGGTCCTCGCTCGGCTCGAGCACGAAGGCGAGAACGTCCATGGTCAGTCCCTCGGGCCCGTCTGCCGATCAGTCGTCCATGCCCGCGCCGGAGCGTCGGCTGCGCCGCGCGATGAGCGCCCGCCACCTGGTGATGATCGCCCTCGGCGGTGTCATCGGGTCGGGTCTGTTCCTCAGCTCGGGTTACACGATCCACCAGGCGGGGCCGCTCGGTGCGGTGCTGGCGTACCTGCTCGGGGCGTTCGTCGTCTGGCTCGTCATGCTGTGCTTGGGGGAACTGGCCGTGGTGTGGCCCGTCTCGGGGTCGATCCACATCTACGCGGCACGCACCATGGGGCCGGCGACCGGTTTCGCCACCGCGTGGCTGTACTGGCTGTGCTGGGTCGTGGCGCTCGGGTCGGAGTTCACGGCATCCGGCATCCTCATGCAGCGGTGGTTCCCGAACGTCGAGGTGTGGGTGTGGTGCGTCGTCTTCGCGGCGGTGCTGTTCACACTCAACGCCATCTCGGCGCGGGTGTTCGGCGAGACGGAGTTCTGGTTCGCCCTCATCAAGGTCGTCGCGATCCTGGGGCTCATCGTGCTCGGCACCATGGCGATCTTCGGGTTCACACCGCTGTCGACCACGCACCACGAGGCGGTCGGGCTGAGCAACTTCGTCACCCCCGACGGTCTTCTTCCCGCGGGTCTCGGCGGTGTGCTGATCACCTCGCTCGCGGTGTTCTACGCCTTCAGCGGCGCCGAGCTCGTCGGGGTCGCCGCCGGCGAGACCAAGGACCCGGCGCGCAACATCCCCCGCGCCCTCCGGTCGACGGTGCTGCGCCTGCTCGTGCTGTTCGTCGGCTCGATCGTCGTCATCGCCGCGCTTCTGCCGTACGAGAAGGCGGGTCTGAGCTCGAGCCCGTTCGTCGACGTGTTCGAGTACGTCGGCGTACCGTACGCGGCCGACATCATGAACTTCGTCGTCATCACGGCGCTGCTCTCGGTGGGCAACAGCGGGTTGTACTCGTGCGCGCGCATGCTGTTCTCGCTGTCGGAAGAGGGCTACGCGCCCCGCGTGTTCACGAAGCTGACGCGGCGCGGC is a genomic window containing:
- a CDS encoding histidine phosphatase family protein, which produces MKDDDLTEPDGRLVLVRHGETEWSRTGRHTGLTDIALTETGAYKAELAGTLLATRRYDLVLTSPLQRAVETARRAGYPDAQHEPRLVEWDYGAYEGLTTPQITAELGHPWTIWQNGAPAGDTPGESLEQVTARAASLLDELRPRVRAGQQVLLFSHAHFLRALAGVWLGLTAAGGRYFVLGTSAVSELGFEHGSEVITQWNHVRGR
- a CDS encoding VanZ family protein, whose amino-acid sequence is MAVTHVGVVQSIAERFGAVIAVTVLVGVPLGAFVASRMERHRVRRGWPKGWARRSALADVGMVVGTAPWVWMIMTPSGGSGGVQLVPFRDLGRVLSGGDVVVQMVGNLLVFAALGFFLPVRLRLGRPASVVPIVALVAAALSTLLETLQFALSLGRVTSVDDVLVNAAGAALASILSITWWRSRRADAEKKSRNDHDEVFPSVTSPL
- a CDS encoding Cof-type HAD-IIB family hydrolase, which produces MPHDIRLIAVDMDGTLLDGDGNVPEPLWELLPRLAERGVAFVPASGRQLATLRATFGDDAHTMSFIAENGAYVVRDGVEVASDPIDPAFVERAVRRLRTLSREGYDLGVVVCGKRSAYIERTDRAFRDQASAYYAALEQVDDVLAVDDAVLKLAIYDFAPAEESVGRALDDLAETHRVVVSGEHWVDIMNIGVDKGVALRRLQATAGVTPGQTVAFGDYLNDLEMLDAADWSFAMQNAHPEVVARARHRAPSNVDHGVISTIERLLAAE
- a CDS encoding amino acid permease, producing MPAPERRLRRAMSARHLVMIALGGVIGSGLFLSSGYTIHQAGPLGAVLAYLLGAFVVWLVMLCLGELAVVWPVSGSIHIYAARTMGPATGFATAWLYWLCWVVALGSEFTASGILMQRWFPNVEVWVWCVVFAAVLFTLNAISARVFGETEFWFALIKVVAILGLIVLGTMAIFGFTPLSTTHHEAVGLSNFVTPDGLLPAGLGGVLITSLAVFYAFSGAELVGVAAGETKDPARNIPRALRSTVLRLLVLFVGSIVVIAALLPYEKAGLSSSPFVDVFEYVGVPYAADIMNFVVITALLSVGNSGLYSCARMLFSLSEEGYAPRVFTKLTRRGIPMVALLVSLAIGLVSLISSVIAAETVYLVLVSIAGFAAVAVWMAIVAAQYFHRRAFVREGGDVSTLAFRTPLYPLVPILAFVLLTASIVAIAFDPNQVAALYYGIPFVGLCYLFFWWRYGRRGVAPSRRDEEAPVG